Proteins encoded by one window of Chondromyces crocatus:
- a CDS encoding acetyl-CoA C-acetyltransferase, whose product MNTSYIIDAMRTPRGRGKQGKGALSGIHPQALFAQVLNALAQRGGFEAGDVDDVMVGCVSQVGEQGANLARNAVLAAGWPQEVSGVSLNRFCGSGLQAVNFAAMAVASGAMDLAVAGGVESMSRVPMGADGGGQDGGNMQLRDRVFQVPQGISADLIASLEGLSREEVDALALLSQKNATRAIEERRFAKALFPVKDPRTGAVALAADEFPRPDTTAEGLAALKASFIALGEMAVGPNGETLDQIALAAYPQAKAIQHVHTAGNSSGIVDGAGAVVVASERYVREKGVKPRARIRAMATVGSEPLIMLTAPAPASEKALRMAGMKASDIDLWEINEAFAAVVLQTIRALGIAPDRVNVNGGSIALGHPLGATGAMLLGTALDELERSDKQTALITMCIGGGQGIATILERV is encoded by the coding sequence GTGAACACGAGCTACATCATCGACGCGATGCGGACCCCGCGAGGGCGAGGGAAGCAAGGCAAAGGCGCGCTCTCGGGCATTCATCCGCAAGCGCTGTTCGCGCAGGTGCTGAACGCGCTCGCCCAGCGTGGCGGCTTCGAGGCCGGCGACGTCGACGACGTCATGGTGGGATGCGTCTCCCAGGTCGGGGAGCAAGGCGCGAACCTCGCCCGGAACGCCGTCCTCGCCGCCGGGTGGCCGCAAGAGGTGTCGGGCGTGTCGCTCAACCGTTTCTGCGGCTCGGGGCTCCAGGCCGTGAACTTCGCCGCCATGGCCGTCGCCTCGGGCGCGATGGATCTCGCCGTCGCCGGGGGCGTGGAGAGCATGTCGCGGGTGCCCATGGGCGCCGATGGCGGCGGGCAGGACGGCGGCAACATGCAGCTCCGGGACCGCGTCTTCCAGGTGCCCCAGGGCATCAGCGCCGACCTGATCGCCTCGCTGGAGGGGCTCTCGCGCGAAGAGGTCGACGCGCTCGCGCTCCTCAGCCAGAAGAACGCCACGCGCGCCATCGAGGAGCGCCGCTTCGCGAAGGCGCTGTTCCCGGTGAAGGACCCGCGCACGGGCGCGGTGGCGCTCGCGGCGGACGAGTTCCCGCGGCCCGACACCACGGCCGAGGGGCTCGCCGCGCTCAAGGCCTCGTTCATCGCCCTCGGGGAGATGGCCGTCGGCCCGAACGGCGAGACGCTCGACCAGATCGCGCTTGCCGCCTACCCGCAGGCGAAGGCGATCCAGCACGTGCACACGGCCGGCAACTCCAGCGGCATCGTCGACGGTGCCGGTGCGGTGGTCGTCGCCTCGGAGCGGTACGTGCGCGAGAAGGGGGTCAAGCCGCGGGCCCGCATCCGCGCCATGGCCACGGTCGGGAGCGAGCCGCTGATCATGCTCACCGCCCCCGCCCCGGCGAGCGAGAAGGCGCTCCGCATGGCCGGCATGAAGGCGAGCGACATCGACCTCTGGGAGATCAACGAGGCCTTCGCGGCCGTCGTGCTCCAGACGATCCGCGCGCTCGGGATCGCGCCCGACCGGGTGAACGTCAACGGTGGATCCATCGCGCTCGGTCACCCGCTCGGCGCGACGGGCGCGATGCTGCTCGGCACGGCGCTCGACGAGCTGGAACGCAGCGACAAGCAGACGGCCCTGATCACCATGTGTATCGGTGGTGGCCAGGGCATCGCGACCATCCTCGAGAGGGTCTGA
- a CDS encoding nitroreductase family protein has protein sequence MSTEHDTQTLSRSHDLAPLTVPEAIEARRSIRKYKPVPVSDADLTRIFELTSRAPSSINIQPWRFAFVRDTQLKTQLRAAAFDQAQVEAAPVVIVAYSDMTDALAHLDDVIHPGVQGEARQATFQRASGYFGSLDETKRKAFGDGQTFIAVGYLSLAAQSLGYATSIMGGFDPEKVKTLLGLPEPSTVVAVIALGVADETGYAPHRHALSRIVHEAGAAAAHEESPSVPAAPASALHASTVAQL, from the coding sequence ATGAGCACCGAACACGACACGCAGACCCTCTCCCGGAGTCATGATCTCGCCCCCCTGACCGTGCCCGAGGCCATCGAGGCGCGCCGCTCCATCCGGAAGTACAAGCCCGTCCCCGTCTCCGACGCCGACCTCACCCGCATCTTCGAGCTGACGAGCCGCGCCCCGTCGTCGATCAACATCCAGCCATGGCGCTTCGCCTTCGTGCGCGACACCCAGCTCAAGACCCAGCTGCGCGCCGCCGCCTTCGACCAGGCCCAGGTCGAGGCGGCCCCCGTGGTCATCGTGGCCTACAGCGACATGACGGACGCCCTCGCCCACCTCGACGACGTGATCCACCCCGGCGTCCAGGGAGAAGCGCGCCAGGCCACCTTCCAGCGCGCGTCGGGCTACTTCGGGAGCCTGGACGAGACGAAGCGCAAGGCCTTCGGCGACGGCCAGACCTTCATCGCCGTCGGCTACCTCTCCCTCGCCGCGCAGTCCCTCGGCTACGCCACCTCGATCATGGGCGGCTTCGACCCGGAGAAGGTGAAGACGCTCCTCGGCTTGCCCGAGCCCAGCACCGTCGTCGCCGTCATCGCCCTCGGCGTCGCCGACGAGACCGGCTACGCCCCGCACCGTCACGCCCTGTCGCGCATCGTCCACGAGGCCGGCGCCGCGGCAGCGCACGAGGAAAGCCCTTCGGTCCCCGCTGCCCCCGCCTCTGCACTGCACGCCTCGACCGTCGCTCAGCTCTGA
- a CDS encoding class I SAM-dependent methyltransferase, translated as MRKLLAAFLPVMFVTSLGCGGELPPPEAPPPPPPPATPEPVAEPIAEPPAPIDPAEKKKQDERAKLAADMAAMEDKAKAEAARFDDALKAQVKALTEAKYANAKAGLTAAMKSGHRVPGNADRDVYRHPVETLTFFGLTPTQTVIEFGGGGGWYTELLAPVLASKGKLRVTSMDWEGPEDVRSTLYGRRFKRFLEKSTELTGKIEPVVLKDLNAPELGPEGSADLVIAIREMHGWVNNKRVEKNLAAVHKVLKKGGVFGVVAHRGKEGADVTESSKKGYLPEAWVIQTVEAAGFKLAGKSEVNANPKDTKDYPEGVWALLPTLERGEKDRDTLSAIGESDRMTLKFTKR; from the coding sequence ATGCGAAAGCTGCTGGCTGCATTCTTGCCCGTGATGTTCGTCACTTCTCTGGGGTGTGGAGGAGAGCTTCCTCCTCCGGAGGCGCCGCCTCCGCCCCCTCCGCCGGCCACGCCGGAGCCTGTCGCGGAGCCCATCGCGGAGCCCCCCGCGCCGATCGATCCGGCGGAGAAGAAGAAGCAGGACGAGCGGGCGAAGCTCGCCGCCGACATGGCGGCGATGGAGGACAAGGCGAAGGCGGAAGCCGCGCGCTTCGACGACGCGCTGAAGGCGCAGGTGAAGGCGCTGACGGAAGCGAAGTACGCGAACGCGAAGGCGGGCCTCACCGCCGCGATGAAGAGCGGGCACCGCGTGCCGGGGAACGCGGACCGCGACGTGTACCGTCATCCGGTCGAGACGCTGACGTTCTTCGGGCTCACGCCGACGCAGACGGTGATCGAGTTCGGCGGTGGCGGCGGCTGGTACACGGAGCTGCTGGCGCCCGTGCTCGCCAGCAAGGGCAAGCTCCGGGTGACCTCCATGGACTGGGAGGGCCCCGAGGACGTGCGCTCGACGCTCTACGGGCGTCGGTTCAAGCGGTTCCTCGAGAAGTCGACCGAGCTGACGGGCAAGATCGAGCCGGTCGTGCTGAAGGACCTGAACGCGCCCGAGCTGGGGCCGGAGGGGTCGGCAGATCTGGTGATCGCCATCCGCGAAATGCACGGCTGGGTGAACAACAAGCGCGTGGAGAAGAACCTGGCGGCCGTCCACAAGGTGCTGAAGAAGGGCGGCGTGTTCGGCGTGGTGGCGCACCGCGGGAAGGAAGGCGCCGACGTCACGGAGAGCTCGAAGAAGGGCTACCTGCCCGAGGCGTGGGTCATCCAGACGGTGGAGGCGGCCGGCTTCAAGCTCGCTGGCAAGAGCGAGGTGAACGCGAACCCGAAGGACACGAAGGACTACCCGGAAGGGGTCTGGGCGCTCCTGCCCACGCTGGAGCGGGGTGAGAAGGATCGCGACACGCTCTCGGCCATCGGCGAGAGCGATCGCATGACGCTGAAGTTCACGAAGCGCTGA
- a CDS encoding cytochrome P450, with protein sequence MPRNDLFQQATRPAHRADPYPLYAELRQKPVWLQDDGSYVVSTYREVSALLYDPRVSADPMKRSDLPPIYTDPRMPRDQPSFIQLDEPKHGAMRRLTMKHFGPPRSAGRVSGMGARIGQIVDRLLDAHRDARQLDVVQDLSYPLPVMVICDLLGVPLDDEPLFREWSEVLTSSLDPDPALQNDPAFLERIGSAAVGIRTYMTNLLQGHRRTPNDSMLSAFVNDPEAREHITDGEFLSIAILMLIAGHETTVNLISNATLTLLRHPDQLARLRDDPTLMPGAIEEFLRYEPPVQYRERTTLTDISIAGTTIPKGASVNLVLAAANRDPLRFSEPDQFLLEREDNQHLSFGTGVHYCFGAPLARVEAQIALNELLRRLDNPELTADPPPYRFNPALRGPSHLVVAFDGMRA encoded by the coding sequence ATGCCTCGAAACGACCTGTTCCAGCAAGCCACCAGGCCGGCCCACCGCGCCGATCCCTACCCCCTCTATGCCGAGCTCCGGCAGAAGCCGGTCTGGCTCCAGGACGACGGCAGCTATGTCGTCAGCACCTACCGCGAGGTCTCCGCCTTGCTCTACGACCCGCGGGTCAGCGCCGATCCCATGAAGCGCAGCGACCTTCCCCCCATCTACACGGATCCCCGGATGCCCAGGGACCAGCCGTCGTTCATCCAGCTCGACGAGCCGAAGCATGGCGCCATGCGCCGCCTCACCATGAAGCACTTCGGCCCACCGCGCTCGGCGGGTCGCGTCTCCGGCATGGGCGCGCGCATCGGCCAGATCGTCGACCGGCTCCTCGACGCCCACCGCGACGCCCGGCAGCTCGACGTGGTGCAGGACCTCTCCTATCCCCTGCCCGTGATGGTGATCTGCGACCTCCTCGGCGTCCCCCTCGACGACGAGCCGCTCTTCCGGGAGTGGTCGGAGGTGCTCACCAGCTCCCTCGATCCGGACCCGGCCCTCCAGAACGACCCCGCCTTCCTGGAACGCATCGGCAGCGCGGCCGTGGGCATCCGCACCTACATGACCAACCTGCTGCAGGGGCACCGTCGCACCCCGAACGACAGCATGCTCTCCGCGTTCGTGAACGACCCCGAGGCCCGAGAGCACATCACCGACGGCGAGTTTCTCAGCATCGCCATCCTGATGCTCATCGCGGGCCACGAGACCACCGTCAACCTCATCTCCAACGCCACCCTCACCCTCCTCCGCCACCCCGACCAGCTCGCGCGCCTCCGCGACGACCCCACCCTGATGCCCGGCGCCATCGAGGAGTTCTTGCGCTACGAGCCCCCCGTCCAGTACCGCGAGCGCACCACCCTCACCGACATCTCCATCGCCGGCACCACCATCCCCAAGGGCGCCTCGGTGAACCTGGTGCTGGCCGCCGCCAACCGCGATCCGCTCCGCTTCTCCGAGCCGGACCAGTTCCTCCTGGAGCGCGAGGACAACCAGCACCTGAGCTTCGGCACCGGCGTCCACTACTGCTTCGGCGCCCCGCTCGCCCGCGTGGAGGCCCAGATCGCGCTGAACGAGCTGCTCCGCCGGCTCGACAACCCAGAGCTCACCGCCGATCCCCCCCCGTACCGCTTCAACCCGGCCCTCCGAGGCCCGAGCCACCTCGTCGTGGCGTTCGACGGCATGCGCGCCTGA
- a CDS encoding NAD(P)/FAD-dependent oxidoreductase has product MTLADATKPGATRDRVVIVGASLAGLRAAEALRRAGFTGQLTLLGDEPHQPYDRPPLSKQVLAGSMPVEHTALARFHELDAQWRLGVRATGLSLADQHVHLADGQRVGFDRLIIATGARARPFPHPEQAALDGVFVLRSRDDASRLRARLDARPRRVLILGGGFIGSEVASVCRRLDLQVTVVERGPAPLANALGDVIGAIAATVQRKHGVDLRCGVTVTALEGDAQGRLQRAHLSDGEVLDVDLALIAIGPLRNTEWLTGSGLAADARGVVCDAHCRALDERGAAQENVFAAGDVARWPHPLYPDELLAVEHWSNAVEQARTAAHNAAQARGTSTPLRAHTLLPTFWSHQFGINIKSTGVPPLADAVIITQGSTEAHSFVAAYGQRGRIIAAVTFDQARMLPVYQAMIEASAPLPVALGASDEPHDAMAVPAGFSPIPQPGPTLATPPRTPAERAAVGEEPVQPPAARPTASDADRPPPTPA; this is encoded by the coding sequence ATGACGCTCGCGGATGCCACGAAACCCGGCGCCACCCGCGATCGGGTGGTCATCGTCGGCGCCTCCCTCGCCGGGCTGCGCGCAGCCGAAGCCCTCCGTCGGGCCGGGTTCACAGGCCAACTCACCCTCCTCGGCGACGAACCGCACCAGCCCTACGATCGCCCTCCGCTCTCCAAGCAGGTCCTCGCTGGGAGCATGCCCGTGGAGCACACCGCCCTCGCGCGCTTCCACGAGCTCGACGCCCAGTGGCGGCTCGGCGTGCGCGCCACGGGCCTCTCCCTCGCCGACCAGCACGTGCACCTCGCGGATGGCCAGCGTGTCGGCTTCGACCGCTTGATCATTGCCACCGGCGCCCGCGCCAGGCCCTTCCCGCACCCCGAGCAAGCAGCGCTCGACGGCGTCTTCGTCCTCCGATCCCGCGACGACGCCAGCCGCCTGCGCGCGCGCCTCGACGCGCGCCCGCGCCGCGTGCTCATCCTCGGTGGCGGCTTCATCGGCTCCGAGGTCGCCTCGGTCTGCCGACGGCTCGACCTCCAGGTCACCGTCGTCGAACGCGGCCCCGCCCCGCTCGCGAACGCCCTCGGGGACGTCATCGGCGCCATCGCCGCCACGGTCCAGCGGAAGCATGGCGTCGACCTCCGGTGCGGCGTCACCGTCACCGCCCTGGAGGGCGACGCCCAGGGCCGCCTCCAGCGCGCCCACCTCTCCGACGGCGAGGTGCTCGACGTCGACCTCGCGCTCATCGCCATCGGCCCGCTCCGCAACACCGAGTGGCTCACGGGCTCGGGCCTCGCCGCCGACGCGCGCGGCGTGGTCTGTGACGCCCACTGCCGCGCCCTCGACGAGCGCGGCGCCGCGCAGGAGAACGTCTTCGCCGCTGGCGACGTCGCCCGCTGGCCTCACCCCCTCTACCCGGACGAGCTGCTCGCGGTCGAGCACTGGAGCAACGCCGTCGAGCAGGCCAGGACGGCCGCGCACAACGCTGCGCAGGCGAGAGGCACCAGCACACCGCTCCGCGCCCACACCCTCTTGCCCACCTTCTGGTCCCACCAGTTCGGCATCAACATCAAGTCGACGGGCGTCCCACCCCTCGCCGACGCGGTGATCATCACCCAGGGCTCCACCGAAGCGCACAGCTTCGTCGCCGCCTACGGCCAGCGAGGCCGCATCATCGCCGCCGTCACCTTCGACCAGGCCCGCATGCTGCCCGTCTACCAGGCCATGATCGAGGCCTCCGCCCCGCTCCCCGTGGCGCTGGGCGCCTCCGACGAGCCTCATGACGCCATGGCCGTGCCGGCCGGGTTCTCACCCATCCCTCAGCCTGGCCCCACCCTCGCCACCCCGCCCCGCACACCCGCCGAACGCGCCGCCGTCGGCGAAGAACCCGTCCAGCCTCCTGCCGCTCGCCCCACCGCGAGCGACGCCGACAGACCTCCCCCGACCCCAGCCTGA
- a CDS encoding ferredoxin: MKVVVDLSRCEVYAQCVFASPTTFTLRGEEVLEYDPSPDDALRDEVVMAARACPVQAIKIGWAEEAPAVEEPTT; encoded by the coding sequence ATGAAAGTGGTCGTCGACCTGAGCCGATGTGAGGTCTATGCGCAGTGCGTCTTCGCGTCACCCACAACGTTCACGTTGCGCGGTGAAGAGGTGCTCGAATACGACCCGTCGCCAGACGATGCATTGCGGGATGAGGTCGTAATGGCAGCACGAGCTTGTCCCGTGCAGGCCATCAAAATCGGCTGGGCCGAGGAGGCCCCCGCCGTCGAGGAGCCCACGACATGA
- a CDS encoding acyl-CoA dehydrogenase family protein, whose amino-acid sequence MKYSPVRLNAEAPCEHPVLAGARAIAQRVAARSEAIAAARRLPSDLVGELVEAGVFRMLVPEVYGGLELHPLVVVEVLEALARAESSTGWCAMSGAVMALSSAWLPEATAAAIHRDRGVIYGGMTVPLGRAELHGGSHTLSGRWPWVSGGEHCPWFVVGAVVTSAGQPRMLRSGAPETRLFVVPRRDVVLHDTWDAAGLRGTGSCDLEITNVRVPAERSFSLLDRPRVDRPLYGMPAFGLLSLGLPAVALGIARRGVEVMKETPLAWPLSGDAQAPPFRASRMAVRAAVTEGEASLRSARALLLKAVSGCFEGAQRREVSLRQRADLRLAYQHATRSAVRSVERLWEVAGGPEVPEAHPLSRCLNDLWVAAQHVAGDGPSAAPLGSTLLGVESQIAFF is encoded by the coding sequence ATGAAGTATTCCCCTGTCCGTCTCAATGCGGAGGCTCCCTGCGAGCATCCGGTGCTCGCTGGTGCGCGTGCCATTGCCCAGCGGGTCGCTGCCCGCTCCGAGGCGATTGCGGCCGCCCGGCGTCTCCCGTCGGATCTCGTCGGCGAGCTGGTCGAGGCAGGGGTCTTCCGCATGCTGGTGCCCGAGGTGTACGGGGGCCTCGAGCTGCATCCGCTGGTGGTCGTCGAGGTCCTGGAGGCGCTCGCGCGTGCCGAGTCGTCGACCGGGTGGTGCGCGATGAGCGGTGCTGTCATGGCGCTCTCGTCGGCGTGGTTGCCCGAGGCGACGGCCGCGGCGATCCACCGGGATCGGGGGGTGATCTACGGCGGGATGACCGTCCCGCTCGGGCGCGCGGAGCTGCACGGGGGGAGCCACACACTCTCGGGGCGCTGGCCGTGGGTGAGCGGGGGCGAGCACTGCCCGTGGTTCGTCGTGGGGGCGGTGGTGACCTCCGCGGGGCAACCTCGGATGCTGCGCTCCGGCGCGCCCGAGACGCGGCTGTTCGTGGTGCCGCGGCGGGACGTGGTGCTGCATGACACGTGGGACGCCGCGGGGCTGCGCGGGACCGGGAGCTGCGATCTGGAGATCACCAACGTGCGGGTGCCCGCGGAGCGGAGCTTCTCGCTGCTGGACCGGCCCCGGGTGGACCGCCCGCTCTACGGGATGCCAGCGTTCGGGCTGCTGTCTCTGGGTCTGCCGGCCGTGGCGCTCGGCATCGCGCGCCGGGGGGTCGAGGTGATGAAGGAGACGCCGCTCGCGTGGCCGCTCTCGGGGGACGCGCAAGCGCCGCCGTTCCGAGCTTCCAGGATGGCGGTGCGGGCCGCGGTGACCGAGGGCGAGGCGTCGCTCCGGTCGGCGCGGGCGCTCTTGTTGAAGGCGGTGAGTGGGTGCTTCGAGGGGGCGCAGCGGCGGGAGGTGTCGCTGCGCCAGCGGGCCGATCTGAGGCTCGCTTACCAGCACGCGACGCGGAGCGCGGTGCGGAGCGTGGAGCGGCTCTGGGAGGTGGCCGGAGGGCCAGAGGTGCCCGAAGCGCACCCGCTGTCGCGCTGCTTGAATGACCTGTGGGTGGCGGCGCAGCACGTCGCGGGTGACGGGCCGAGCGCCGCGCCGCTGGGGAGCACGCTGCTCGGGGTGGAGTCGCAGATCGCGTTCTTCTGA
- a CDS encoding M20/M25/M40 family metallo-hydrolase produces MKNLATVIALGTCLGACAPLATSDTNDISDTSDTSDTPDLPADEAVLDDPAGPDAGGTWITIGTDAIEVIHEAMARGEITGELETYDTNAEATVLRVSEEQIPAITRVMHDELHRCGGYVAHDSFTQATRALRAPLRRETPQSALVSYTINNAATVNTLLAAVEEPRIRSTISTLSSYTTRYYTSQSGVNAASWLRDTWQGFTAGRSDASVALRQHSGYPQPSVILTIEGAQTPGEVIVLGAHLDSTTFASSPTAAAPGADDDASGIATLTEVARVILQSGYRPARTVKFIGYAAEEVGLRGSGDIAAQHLSAGINVIGVLQLDMTNYKGSAQDIALVTDNTNAAQNQFLRDLITRYTNYTTVNTTCGYGCSDHASWHSRGFVVSLPFESRVSDGNPHIHTSADTLAQSGGNANHALKFAKLAAAYVAELAKGSTGSTNPDPEPSGPITQTFTGTVGQNQNVYHGPFAGQPGTSFTASLTGTGDADLYVRFGAQPTTSTYQCRPYLNGSNESCALQFPAGNSPAYVMVRGYTSATYTLTVTYQP; encoded by the coding sequence TTGAAAAATCTAGCCACGGTGATCGCGCTCGGCACCTGCCTTGGCGCGTGCGCTCCCCTCGCCACCAGCGACACCAATGACATCAGCGACACCAGCGACACCAGCGACACCCCGGACCTCCCTGCCGACGAGGCCGTGCTCGACGACCCCGCTGGTCCTGATGCCGGGGGCACCTGGATCACCATCGGCACCGACGCCATCGAGGTGATCCACGAGGCCATGGCGCGCGGCGAGATCACCGGCGAGCTGGAGACCTACGACACCAACGCCGAGGCCACGGTCCTCCGGGTCAGCGAGGAGCAGATCCCCGCCATCACCCGCGTGATGCACGACGAGCTCCACCGCTGCGGCGGCTACGTCGCCCACGACTCCTTCACGCAGGCCACCCGGGCCCTGCGTGCGCCGCTCCGGCGAGAGACCCCGCAGAGCGCTCTGGTCAGCTACACCATCAACAACGCGGCGACCGTGAACACCCTGCTCGCGGCCGTCGAAGAGCCGCGCATCCGCAGCACCATCAGCACCCTCTCCTCGTACACCACCCGCTATTACACCTCGCAGTCGGGCGTGAACGCGGCCTCCTGGCTCCGGGACACCTGGCAGGGCTTCACCGCGGGCCGCTCCGACGCGAGCGTCGCCCTGCGTCAGCACAGCGGCTACCCGCAGCCTTCGGTGATCCTCACCATCGAGGGCGCCCAGACGCCCGGTGAGGTCATCGTCCTCGGGGCCCACCTCGACTCCACCACCTTCGCCAGCTCCCCCACCGCCGCGGCCCCCGGCGCCGACGACGACGCCTCGGGCATCGCCACCTTGACCGAGGTCGCCCGCGTGATCCTCCAGAGCGGTTACCGCCCCGCGCGCACCGTGAAGTTCATCGGCTACGCCGCCGAGGAGGTCGGCCTCCGCGGCTCCGGCGACATCGCCGCCCAGCACCTTTCCGCGGGCATCAACGTCATCGGCGTCCTCCAGCTCGACATGACCAACTACAAGGGCTCGGCCCAGGACATCGCCCTCGTCACCGACAACACGAACGCCGCGCAGAACCAGTTCCTCCGCGATCTCATCACCCGGTACACGAACTACACCACGGTCAACACCACCTGCGGCTACGGCTGCTCGGATCACGCCTCGTGGCACAGCCGCGGCTTCGTCGTCTCGCTGCCCTTCGAGTCCCGCGTCAGCGACGGCAACCCCCACATCCACACGAGCGCGGACACCCTCGCCCAGAGCGGCGGCAACGCGAACCACGCCCTCAAGTTCGCGAAGCTCGCCGCCGCATACGTCGCCGAGCTGGCCAAGGGCTCCACGGGCTCGACCAACCCCGACCCCGAGCCCAGCGGACCCATCACCCAGACCTTCACCGGCACCGTGGGCCAGAACCAGAACGTCTACCACGGCCCCTTCGCAGGCCAGCCGGGCACCTCGTTCACCGCCTCGCTCACCGGCACCGGCGACGCCGATCTCTACGTCCGCTTCGGCGCCCAGCCCACCACGAGCACCTACCAGTGCCGGCCTTACCTGAACGGCTCCAACGAGAGCTGCGCCCTCCAGTTCCCCGCCGGCAACTCGCCCGCGTACGTCATGGTGCGTGGCTACACCAGCGCCACGTATACCCTCACGGTCACGTACCAGCCCTGA
- a CDS encoding TetR/AcrR family transcriptional regulator: MSLLREKRFDSITVHDISERAEVNRVTFYLHYRSKDDLLTQTMNDALDELGERHKASCSPSAAQAVTTPEALAEETQRIFALWFKHAAEHVELYRLVLDVGGTNPCALQVRRHLEQLLTTRREEGVASDRSDVPAGLQSRFLAAAFFGVIGWWIEVGMSPPAEQMAVWLWKLLVPPPPEVDVPVPRSMRKGAAGWR, from the coding sequence TTGAGTCTGCTCCGGGAGAAGCGCTTCGACTCCATCACGGTGCACGACATCAGCGAGCGGGCCGAGGTCAATCGCGTCACGTTCTATCTGCACTACCGGAGCAAGGACGATCTCCTCACGCAGACGATGAACGACGCGCTGGACGAGCTGGGCGAGCGCCACAAGGCGAGCTGCTCCCCCAGCGCGGCGCAGGCCGTGACCACGCCCGAGGCGCTCGCGGAGGAGACGCAGCGCATCTTCGCGCTGTGGTTCAAGCACGCCGCCGAGCACGTGGAGCTGTACCGGCTGGTGCTCGACGTCGGGGGGACCAACCCCTGTGCGCTCCAGGTGCGTCGGCACCTGGAGCAGCTCCTCACGACGCGCAGGGAGGAGGGGGTGGCCAGCGACAGGAGCGACGTCCCCGCAGGGCTCCAGAGTCGATTCCTCGCGGCGGCGTTCTTCGGGGTGATCGGGTGGTGGATCGAGGTGGGGATGAGCCCGCCCGCGGAGCAGATGGCGGTGTGGCTCTGGAAGCTCCTGGTGCCGCCTCCGCCGGAGGTCGACGTGCCCGTTCCTCGTTCCATGCGAAAAGGAGCGGCGGGATGGAGGTAG
- a CDS encoding LysR family transcriptional regulator, whose translation MNDPAETSEMLAFCKAVASESLSRAAAELGVPRATVSRRLARLEERLGVRLLRRTTRSLTLTEAGEAFYRHARIALDAVASAEASVRRVDDVIRGALRVSLPFIDDASFDAMICDFKERHPEVRLHLETTTRIIDLHRDGYDVAIRASGALEPGLVARGLVRFQGLAVASPAYLAAHGTPRTARDLRRHRCLLGFVRGELPQMYWPLRGGGKVQVEGTFSANDVELLCHAAIRGLGIAFLPQSVASEALAAGALVQVLAGVVGNDMQVAVVYPEREFVPPQVRAFVDAVIAWAPSSLMARTPRGSALASRGREAQAAPQRIEPGAPVRRGAAKEAAGTTPAAPVRRGAAKRAASAPEAEDGQLVRRGGRRVRR comes from the coding sequence ATGAACGACCCGGCAGAGACCTCGGAGATGCTCGCGTTCTGCAAGGCGGTGGCGTCGGAGTCGCTCTCGCGCGCCGCGGCGGAGCTGGGGGTCCCGCGGGCGACCGTGAGCCGCCGGCTGGCGCGGCTGGAGGAGCGGCTGGGCGTGCGGCTGCTGCGGCGGACGACGCGGTCCCTCACGCTCACCGAGGCCGGTGAGGCGTTCTACCGGCACGCGCGCATCGCCCTCGACGCGGTGGCGAGCGCCGAGGCGAGCGTGCGCCGGGTCGACGACGTGATCCGGGGGGCGCTGCGGGTGTCTCTGCCCTTCATCGACGACGCGAGCTTCGACGCGATGATCTGCGACTTCAAGGAGCGCCACCCGGAGGTGCGCCTTCACCTGGAGACCACGACGCGCATCATCGATCTCCATCGCGATGGGTACGACGTGGCGATCCGCGCCTCGGGCGCGCTGGAGCCGGGGCTCGTGGCGCGAGGGCTCGTGCGGTTCCAGGGCCTCGCGGTGGCCTCTCCGGCCTACCTCGCGGCGCACGGGACGCCGCGCACCGCCCGGGATCTGCGCCGTCACCGCTGCTTGCTGGGGTTCGTGCGGGGCGAGCTGCCGCAGATGTACTGGCCGCTGCGCGGGGGCGGCAAGGTGCAGGTGGAGGGCACGTTCAGCGCGAACGATGTGGAGCTGCTCTGTCACGCGGCGATCCGGGGTCTGGGCATCGCCTTCTTGCCGCAGTCGGTCGCGAGCGAGGCGCTCGCTGCGGGCGCGCTGGTCCAGGTGCTGGCCGGCGTGGTCGGGAACGACATGCAGGTCGCCGTGGTCTACCCGGAGCGCGAGTTCGTGCCGCCGCAGGTGCGGGCCTTCGTGGACGCGGTGATCGCCTGGGCCCCCAGCAGCCTCATGGCGAGAACCCCGCGAGGGAGCGCACTGGCATCGAGGGGACGCGAAGCACAGGCCGCCCCGCAGCGCATCGAGCCCGGTGCGCCGGTCCGGCGCGGCGCTGCGAAGGAGGCCGCAGGCACCACGCCTGCTGCGCCAGTCCGGCGTGGTGCGGCGAAGAGAGCTGCGTCAGCGCCGGAAGCCGAGGACGGCCAGCTCGTGCGACGGGGAGGCCGCCGTGTCCGCAGGTGA